The Daucus carota subsp. sativus chromosome 9, DH1 v3.0, whole genome shotgun sequence genome window below encodes:
- the LOC108202216 gene encoding uncharacterized protein LOC108202216 — MVSPEKSQTDSASAEPISSPRISFSSDFLDETNFIPSIKTSQVEKEPEKPREKTFEFLSSNNHTMLPADELFFEGKLLPYWQMHHEIKKITLRSEEGPKAKSKVEDLNLSKESRGSWFIDDDPSPRPPSCTVLWKELLRLRKQRPSTLSPSSSSSSSSSSSSLVDNQGTDKEDRAGNKDKNAKKSKKGLERTRSATMRIRPVINVPLCTQAKNSALPPLFSFKKGKLEKLNSQK; from the coding sequence ATGGTCTCCCCTGAAAAATCCCAGACAGACTCAGCATCAGCTGAGCCTATTTCAAGTCCTCGAATCTCTTTCTCCTCTGATTTTCTCGACGAGACGAATTTCATTCCCAGTATTAAAACTTCCCAAGTTGAGAAAGAGCCCGAAAAGCCCCGTGAGAAAACATTCGAGTTTCTCTCCAGCAACAACCACACAATGCTGCCAGCTGATGAGCTTTTTTTCGAGGGTAAGTTACTTCCCTATTGGCAAATGCACCAtgagataaaaaaaatcaccCTCAGATCCGAAGAGGGCCCGAAAGCCAAATCGAAAGTCGAGGACTTAAATTTAAGCAAGGAGAGTAGAGGGAGTTGGTTTATTGATGATGATCCTTCTCCGAGGCCACCTTCATGCACAGTATTATGGAAAGAGCTTCTGCGCCTCAGAAAACAGAGGCCTTCTACATTGTCACCGTCATCCTCATCGTCATCATCATCGTCCTCGAGCTCACTCGTGGACAATCAAGGCACGGATAAAGAAGACAGAGCAGGGAACAAGGACAAAAATGCGAAAAAGAGTAAAAAAGGGCTGGAGAGAACAAGATCAGCAACTATGAGGATAAGACCTGTGATTAATGTACCACTCTGTACACAAGCAAAGAACAGTGCTCTTCCTCCACTCTTTTCATTTAAGAAAGGAAAGCTAGAGAAGCTAAACTCACAAAAGTGA
- the LOC108201867 gene encoding cyclin-T1-3-like isoform X1 has translation MALVQTYHSQVGPFRGDRRSSFNRHHRPLINTTMAPTTNNSCNLPHNFFPNYENSYDFSRNFWESNYCSKIAEADVVPPNKRRKFSTSAWESSTRPYIQPPIYENGPSANRNTSAYLDSVRVDVCQPSSGKRDRSKLEDEDLVFMSRDEIERCSPSRKDGIDALQETRLRYSYCSFLQNLGIQLQIPQTTIGTAMVLCHRFFVRRSHACHDRFMISTAALFLAAKSEETACPLNNVLRASCEILHNQDFDVLSYRFPVGWFEQYREKVIAAEHIILTTLNFELTVQHPYASLTSTLDKLGLSQSVLVNLALSLVSEGLRSSLWLQFKPHQIAAGAAYLAAKSVNMDLTSSQHVWQEFQTPPSVLQDVVQQLMELF, from the exons ATGGCTCTTGTGCAGACATATCATTCACAAGTTGGACCTTTTCGGGGTGACCGTAGGTCATCTTTTAACAGGCACCACCGTCCTTTGATTAATACTACCATGGCTCCCACCACCAACAATAGCTGCAATCTCCCTCATAACTTTTTCCCAAATTACGAAAATTCTTATGATTTCTCAAGAAATTTCTGGGAGTCTAACTATTGCAGTAAAATTGCTGAGGCTGACGTAGTACCTCCGAATAAAAGGAGAAAGTTTTCCACGTCTGCCTGGGAAAGTAGCACGAGACCATATATCCAACCTCCTATCTATGAAAATGGTCCTTCAGCAAACAGAAACACTTCTGCCTATTTGGATAGTGTGAGAGTTGATGTCTGTCAACCTTCAAGTGGTAAGCGTGACCGTTCGAAGTTAGAGGATGAGGATTTGGTGTTTATGTCGAGAGATGAGATTGAGAGATGCTCCCCTTCAAGGAAAGATGGAATTGATGCACTACAAGAAACTCGCCTGCGCTACTCATATTGCAGTTTCCTTCAAAATCTTGGAATTCAGCTACAAAT ACCACAGACCACCATTGGAACAGCTATGGTTCTTTGCCACCGTTTTTTTGTTCGGAGGTCTCATGCATGCCATGATAGATTT ATGATATCAACTGCTGCTCTGTTCCTGGCTGCCAAGAGTGAAGAGACAGCATGCCCTTTGAACAATGTTTTGAGAGCTTCATGTGAAATTCTCCATAACCAAGACTTCGATGTTCTCTCATATCGTTTTCCAGTT GGTTGGTTTGAACAGTATCGGGAAAAAGTGATCGCAGCGGAGCATATAATATTGACAACTCTGAATTTTGAGCTTACTGTGCAGCATCCTTATGCCTCTCTTACATCCACGCTTGATAAATTAGGCCTTTCCCAGTCAGTGTTGGTTAACTTGGCTCTTAGCTTAGTTAGCGAAGG GCTTAGGAGCTCTCTTTGGCTACAATTTAAACCCCATCAGATAGCTGCTGGAGCTGCATATCTTGCTGCAAAGTCTGTGAACATGGATCTCACTTCATCACAGCATGTCTGGCAGGAGTTCCAGACACCACCCTCTGTACTTCAAG ATGTTGTCCAGCAATTAATGGAGCTCTTTTAG
- the LOC108200409 gene encoding protein phosphatase 2C 70, with translation MAVEISTPMVELTATTIDIVLALASFILLLFVLVLFFFLLFFFCKPWRLFSSRFFHRSSTRAAPSRAIKAEDLERPLVSEDLDRNSEVARSYDLEGASTQIEGHFSSPRTQGLAFKHRPPSPQHSHSDSLILDIPEDTSVGQTLKRPSLTNISGDLQKLAEDLSHDSEFVSEDKPNKSVPKSTLDQRSILMLEVISGPSRGLRYSTHSTNKSGLPLTLGRVSPSALLLKDSEVSGKHAMINWNSNKLKWELVDMGSLNGTLLNSQSINHANSGSRKWGDPTELASGDILTLGTTSKILVQITSQTEQIPFGVGVASDPMSLRRGGKKLPMEDVSYYQWPLLGIDKFGLFGICDGHGGAAAAISASKLLREIVGDILADSVKRKKILTKCDASDVLREAFTQTEACMDHYYEGCTATMLMVWTDDHENYFVQCANVGDSACFINIDDKHMKMTEDHRITSISERQRMQATGEPLKDGETRLCGLNLARMLGDKFLKQQEARFSSEPYISQVAYINQASSAFVVLASDGFWDVVNSRKAFQLVHEARDRSAKHGENTAEKVANILLAEARTQRTKDNTSIIYLEFGSSNIDSFPKS, from the exons ATGGCGGTGGAGATTTCGACGCCGATGGTAGAGTTGACCGCAACGACCATCGACATTGTATTAGCACTCGCTTCCTTCATTCTCCTCCTCTTCGTCCTCGTTCTCTTCTTCtttctcctcttcttctttTGTAAGCCTTGGCGTCTCTTCTCTTCTCGCTTCTTTCATCGCTCTTCCACTCGTGCAGCTCCTTCTCGCGCGATCAAG GCTGAGGATTTAGAGAGACCACTTGTATCAGAAGATTTAGACCGTAACAGTGAGGTAGCTAGGAGTTATGACCTAGAGGGGGCATCTACTCAGATTGAAGGGCATTTTAGCTCGCCACGAACCCAAGGGCTTGCTTTTAAACACAGGCCGCCCTCACCTCAGCATTCTCACA GTGACAGCTTAATTCTGGACATACCGGAAGATACTTCAGTTGGTCAGACTCTAAAGCGTCCTTCCCTGACAAACATATCTGGTGATCTGCAGAAATTAGCAGAAGATTTAAGCCATGACTCAGAGTTTGTTTCGGAAGATAAACCTAATAAGTCTGTCCCGAAATCTACTTTGGATCAAA GAAGCATTCTAATGTTGGAGGTTATATCTGGTCCTTCACGTGGTCTCCGTTATTCCACACATTCAACAAATAAATCTGGGCTTCCGCTTACTCTTGGAAGAGTTTCTCCAAGTGCTTTGTTACTGAAAGATTCTGAAGTTTCAGGAAAGCATGCGATGATAAACTGGAATTCAAAT AAGTTAAAATGGGAGTTGGTTGACATGGGTAGTTTGAACGGAACGTTATTAAACTCCCAGTCTATAAACCATGCTAATTCTGGGAGTAGAAAGTGGGGTGACCCTACTGAGCTTGCAAGTGGAGATATTTTAACTCTTGGGACTACTTCAAAGATATTG GTTCAGATAACATCTCAAACTGAGCAGATTCCTTTTGGAGTTGGTGTAGCATCGGATCCCATGTCTTTGCGTAGAGGAGGAAAAAAGCTGCCTATGGAAGATGTTAGCTATTACCAGTGGCCTCTTCTTGGGATTGATAAG TTTGGTCTGTTTGGCATTTGTGATGGACATGGCGGAGCAGCAGCAGCTATTTCTGCTAGCAA aTTATTGCGAGAGATAGTTGGTGATATCCTAGCAGACTcagttaaaagaaaaaagatctTAACAAAGTGTGATGCATCAGATGTGCTGCGAGAAGCATTTACTCAAACCGAAGCATGCATGGACCACTACTATGAG GGTTGTACTGCAACAATGCTTATGGTGTGGACTGACGATCATGAAAATTACTTTGTGCAATGTGCAAATGTTGGAGACTCTGCTTGTTTTATTAA TATTGATGACAAGCATATGAAGATGACAGAGGACCACAGGATAACTAGTATTTCTGAGAGACAACGCATGCAAGCAACAGGAGAGCCTCTGAAAGATGGGGAAACAAGATTATGTG GTCTGAATCTTGCTCGGATGCTAGGAGACAAATTTCTGAAGCAGCAGGAAGCTCGCTTCAGTTCAGAACCTTATATTAGTCAAGTCGCATACATAAATCAAGCAAGCAGTGCTTTTGTAGTATTAGCAAG TGATGGTTTTTGGGATGTTGTGAACTCCAGAAAGGCATTTCAGCTTGTTCATGAG GCAAGAGACAGAAGTGCCAAACATGGAGAGAATACTGCAGAAAAGGTTGCTAATATATTGTTGGCAGAGGCTAGAACACAGCGTACAAAGGATAATAcatctataatatatttagagTTTGGTAGCAGCAATATAGACAGTTTTCCAAAATCATGA
- the LOC108201867 gene encoding cyclin-T1-3-like isoform X4 has product MALVQTYHSQVGPFRGDRRSSFNRHHRPLINTTMAPTTNNSCNLPHNFFPNYENSYDFSRNFWESNYCSKIAEADVVPPNKRRKFSTSAWESSTRPYIQPPIYENGPSANRNTSAYLDSVRVDVCQPSSGKRDRSKLEDEDLVFMSRDEIERCSPSRKDGIDALQETRLRYSYCSFLQNLGIQLQIPQTTIGTAMVLCHRFFVRRSHACHDRFMISTAALFLAAKSEETACPLNNVLRASCEILHNQDFDVLSYRFPVGWFEQYREKVIAAEHIILTTLNFELTVQHPYASLTSTLDKLGLSQSVLVNLALSLVSEGV; this is encoded by the exons ATGGCTCTTGTGCAGACATATCATTCACAAGTTGGACCTTTTCGGGGTGACCGTAGGTCATCTTTTAACAGGCACCACCGTCCTTTGATTAATACTACCATGGCTCCCACCACCAACAATAGCTGCAATCTCCCTCATAACTTTTTCCCAAATTACGAAAATTCTTATGATTTCTCAAGAAATTTCTGGGAGTCTAACTATTGCAGTAAAATTGCTGAGGCTGACGTAGTACCTCCGAATAAAAGGAGAAAGTTTTCCACGTCTGCCTGGGAAAGTAGCACGAGACCATATATCCAACCTCCTATCTATGAAAATGGTCCTTCAGCAAACAGAAACACTTCTGCCTATTTGGATAGTGTGAGAGTTGATGTCTGTCAACCTTCAAGTGGTAAGCGTGACCGTTCGAAGTTAGAGGATGAGGATTTGGTGTTTATGTCGAGAGATGAGATTGAGAGATGCTCCCCTTCAAGGAAAGATGGAATTGATGCACTACAAGAAACTCGCCTGCGCTACTCATATTGCAGTTTCCTTCAAAATCTTGGAATTCAGCTACAAAT ACCACAGACCACCATTGGAACAGCTATGGTTCTTTGCCACCGTTTTTTTGTTCGGAGGTCTCATGCATGCCATGATAGATTT ATGATATCAACTGCTGCTCTGTTCCTGGCTGCCAAGAGTGAAGAGACAGCATGCCCTTTGAACAATGTTTTGAGAGCTTCATGTGAAATTCTCCATAACCAAGACTTCGATGTTCTCTCATATCGTTTTCCAGTT GGTTGGTTTGAACAGTATCGGGAAAAAGTGATCGCAGCGGAGCATATAATATTGACAACTCTGAATTTTGAGCTTACTGTGCAGCATCCTTATGCCTCTCTTACATCCACGCTTGATAAATTAGGCCTTTCCCAGTCAGTGTTGGTTAACTTGGCTCTTAGCTTAGTTAGCGAAGG GGTTTAG
- the LOC108201867 gene encoding cyclin-T1-3-like isoform X3, which yields MALVQTYHSQVGPFRGDRRSSFNRHHRPLINTTMAPTTNNSCNLPHNFFPNYENSYDFSRNFWESNYCSKIAEADVVPPNKRRKFSTSAWESSTRPYIQPPIYENGPSANRNTSAYLDSVRVDVCQPSSGKRDRSKLEDEDLVFMSRDEIERCSPSRKDGIDALQETRLRYSYCSFLQNLGIQLQIPQTTIGTAMVLCHRFFVRRSHACHDRFMISTAALFLAAKSEETACPLNNVLRASCEILHNQDFDVLSYRFPVGWFEQYREKVIAAEHIILTTLNFELTVQHPYASLTSTLDKLGLSQSVLVNLALSLVSEGN from the exons ATGGCTCTTGTGCAGACATATCATTCACAAGTTGGACCTTTTCGGGGTGACCGTAGGTCATCTTTTAACAGGCACCACCGTCCTTTGATTAATACTACCATGGCTCCCACCACCAACAATAGCTGCAATCTCCCTCATAACTTTTTCCCAAATTACGAAAATTCTTATGATTTCTCAAGAAATTTCTGGGAGTCTAACTATTGCAGTAAAATTGCTGAGGCTGACGTAGTACCTCCGAATAAAAGGAGAAAGTTTTCCACGTCTGCCTGGGAAAGTAGCACGAGACCATATATCCAACCTCCTATCTATGAAAATGGTCCTTCAGCAAACAGAAACACTTCTGCCTATTTGGATAGTGTGAGAGTTGATGTCTGTCAACCTTCAAGTGGTAAGCGTGACCGTTCGAAGTTAGAGGATGAGGATTTGGTGTTTATGTCGAGAGATGAGATTGAGAGATGCTCCCCTTCAAGGAAAGATGGAATTGATGCACTACAAGAAACTCGCCTGCGCTACTCATATTGCAGTTTCCTTCAAAATCTTGGAATTCAGCTACAAAT ACCACAGACCACCATTGGAACAGCTATGGTTCTTTGCCACCGTTTTTTTGTTCGGAGGTCTCATGCATGCCATGATAGATTT ATGATATCAACTGCTGCTCTGTTCCTGGCTGCCAAGAGTGAAGAGACAGCATGCCCTTTGAACAATGTTTTGAGAGCTTCATGTGAAATTCTCCATAACCAAGACTTCGATGTTCTCTCATATCGTTTTCCAGTT GGTTGGTTTGAACAGTATCGGGAAAAAGTGATCGCAGCGGAGCATATAATATTGACAACTCTGAATTTTGAGCTTACTGTGCAGCATCCTTATGCCTCTCTTACATCCACGCTTGATAAATTAGGCCTTTCCCAGTCAGTGTTGGTTAACTTGGCTCTTAGCTTAGTTAGCGAAGG AAATTGA
- the LOC108201864 gene encoding probable nucleoredoxin 2, with the protein MNLTYDRDICPAEWVEMVKDAQIRDGKRKYQPPPESPEKEVPKRSIRDILLNPSHPWGYDKLGKTNLFHLFTAAGTQCLYTRKGDAVKVDELRDKFVILYFLRDDVRNVATCPEYIPDLIETYQIHGKSELEIVFIWLGDDKEAFSNQFYMPWLAVLPEDERTVNVLTEEFDFIGPVCFLLFDRNGFLCLYDARANINAYGVLGFPFTHEKIEEVDKEAAKLLSEIIDGKPVTLPDILGAHVISPTGDKVPTSDLKSKTVGLYMLNEYPSRIILEELKRICEDKKEDFVLIPIITSYHSSWSWIRAGCSHLERSIPWYTLPAIKCRYLNSVFHNKLKEPYFSYGACDLVILKGDKHIPVSYFALHIFACFGVDAYPFTIENAVQVAKKEQQGNIVLKEILSSKSILRRQDSAGSEEVITVSELDGRHVLLLFGTHGCEWESFLSTIKNWYVDKPHDVDFEIIYIHLDISLESTSFSSTIEKMPWVVHSSKPEVAVSLFECVFPISAHLPAIAAFGVNGHLETKGSDLASNDKLVSQYPFIQADMYDEVYQELKDEHGWDLKNLFPTPEEIEIRSLMYRRIYG; encoded by the exons ATGAATCTTACATACGATCGCGATATATGCCCGGCCGAATGGGTGGAAATGGTGAAAGATGCACAGATTCGGGACGGGAAGCGTAAGTATCAACCACCGCCAGAGTCGCCGGAAAAAGAAGTTCCGAAGAGGTCAATTCGCGATATTCTCTTAAATCCAAGTCATCCATGGGGCTATGATAAACTTGGCAAGACCAACCTGTTCCATCTTTTCACTGCGGCCGGTACACAATGCCTGTACACAAGGAAAGGCGATGCG GTTAAGGTTGACGAACTGCGGGACAAATTTGTTATTCTCTATTTCTTGAGAGATGATGTCCGGAATGTGGCTACTTGTCCAGAATATATACCCGACTTGATTGAAACTTACCAAATTCACGGCAAATCTGAGCTTGAGATTGTCTTTATCTGGCTTGGTGACGACAAAGAGGCGTTCTCTAATCAGTTCTATATGCCGTGGCTTGCTGTCTTACCAGAGGATGAGAGAACGGTCAATGTCCTTACGGAGGAGTTTGACTTTATAGGCCCTGTGTGCTTCCTTCTTTTTGACCGCAATGGCTTCTTGTGTCTTTATGATGCCAGAGCGAACATCAATGCTTATGGTGTCTTAGGCTTTCCTTTTACCCATGAAAAGATTGAGGAAGTAGATAAGGAAGCTGCCAAACTCCTTTCTGAAATCATTGATGGCAAACCAGTTACATTGCCTGATATTTTGGGTGCCCATGTAATTTCCCCCACAGGAGACAAG GTACCTACCTCCGACCTAAAAAGTAAGACCGTGGGTCTTTACATGTTGAATGAATATCCATCTCGTATTATCCTTGAGGAGTTGAAACGTATCTGCGAGGATAAGAAAGAGGATTTTGTCTTAATTCCCATCATCACATCGTACCATTCCTCATGGTCATGGATCAGAGCCGGATGCAGCCATCTCGAACGTAGCATCCCTTGGTACACTCTGCCCGCTATTAAGTGTCGCTACTTGAATTCAGTTTTCCATAATAAACTTAAGGAGCCGTATTTTTCGTATGGAGCATGTGATCTAGTTATTCTTAAAGGCGATAAGCATATTCCTGTCAGCTATTTTGCCTTGCACATCTTTGCATGCTTCGGAGTTGATGCCTACCCGTTTACCATAGAAAACGCCGTGCAAGTGGCAAAGAAGGAACAACAAGGCAACATAGTACTGAAGGAAATATTATCGTCCAAGTCTATTTTACGTAGACAAGATTCAGCCGGCAGTGAG GAAGTGATCACTGTTTCAGAGCTCGATGGTAGACATGTCTTATTATTGTTTGGGACTCATGGTTGTGAGTGGGAATCATTTTTGTCAACCATAAAGAATTGGTATGTTGACAAGCCACATGATGTTGACTTCGAGATCATCTACATTCATTTGGATATCAGTTTAGAATCTACTTCCTTCTCAAGCACTATCGAGAAAATGCCTTGGGTGGTCCACTCGTCTAAACCAGAGGTTGCAGTTTCCTTGTTCGAGTGTGTGTTTCCCATATCTGCACACCTCCCTGCCATTGCAGCCTTTGGGGTAAATGGGCATCTAGAAACAAAAGGATCAGACTTAGCTTCTAATGATAAGTTGGTCTCTCAGTATCC
- the LOC108203181 gene encoding mediator of RNA polymerase II transcription subunit 8 → MEGGIVEGGQAEQQTQPVERLNQAVQQQLNLESVKTRAISLFKAVSRILDEFDAIARANSLPKWQDVLSQFSMVNLELYNIVEDIKKVSKAFVVHPKNVNAQNATILPVMLSSKLLPEMEMDDNAKREQLLHGMHNLQLLSQIDKLKTRIDMIGAACESAEKVIADTRKAYFGTRQGPSLLPTLDKVQAAKIQEQESLLRSAVNQGEGLRIPGEQRQITSALPMHLVDVLNVGESSQTFSDGSGMYTKNNPTFSSNNITSQGNLIQASGSQLIGRTAASPGATGSTSFDNTTSPLPYANSPRSGANILNTPSPQQPSQLQQQQQRQKMMQLPQHQQQLLAQQQFRQSSVPGIGQNQLVQLHDLQGQAQQKFQSMHSQHQMQFSQPLGSQQFQSRQLPSGSIQHGLGQSQLNQGNQLNRHLNQFSSPANSALFNAAQSTPNTQMISNMSGMMPSQSLLPRMQQYGLSSGSRSLASQNLSDQMFNLGATNPGSMMPLQQQQQQQQHVSQGTFGNMAANAQNMQPGIVPLQNTQQNHPNYQQQRQQNQ, encoded by the exons ATGGAAGGAGGAATTGTGGAGGGAGGTCAAGCGGAGCAGCAAACGCAGCCGGTGGAGAGGCTGAACCAGGCTGTTCAACAGCAGTTGAATTTGGAGTCGGTTAAGACGAGAGCGATAAGTCTGTTTAAGGCTGTTTCGAGGATTCTCGATGAATTTGACGCTATTGCTCGTGCCAATTCTCTTCCTAAATG GCAGGATGTTTTGAGTCAATTCTCTATGGTCAATCTCGAGCTGTATAACATTGTGGAGGACATTAAGAAAGTCTCCAAGGCTTTTGTTGTGCATCCCAAGAATGTTAATGCCCAAAACGCTACAA ttttGCCTGTCATGTTATCATCTAAGCTATTGCCTGAGATGGAAATGGACGACAATGCAAAGAGAGAGCAATTATTACATGGCATGCACAATTTGCAACTTCTTTCCCAAATCGATAAACTAAAG ACCAGAATTGATATGATTGGAGCAGCCTGCGAAAGTGCTGAGAAGGTCATAGCTGATACACGCAAAGCCTACTTTGGGACCAGGCAAGGTCCCAGTCTTCTCCCCACACTTGACAAAGTTCAAGCTGCTAAAATCCAAGAGCAAGAGAGTTTACTTCGAAGTGCTGTAAATCAGGGGGAAG GTTTACGAATACCTGGAGAGCAGAGGCAGATCACATCTGCGCTTCCCATGCATCTGGTAGATGTTCTCAATGTTGGTGAAAGTTCTCAAACGTTTTCTGACGGTTCTG GCATGTACACAAAAAATAATCCTACCTTCTCTTCAAACAACATTACCAGTCAGGGGAATCTGATACAG GCTTCTGGATCGCAACTAATTGGAAGGACAGCAGCATCTCCTGGTGCTACAGGATCTACTTCATTTGATAATACAACATCTCCACTGCCATATGCCAACTCACCTAGGTCTGGGGCAAACATACTCAATACACCATCCCCTCAGCAACCATCACAACTCCAGCAGCAACAGCAGAGGCAGAAAATGATGCAGTTACCTCAGCATCAGCAGCAGCTCCTTGCCCAACAGCAGTTTAGGCAATCATCCGTACCAGGGATTGGGCAG AATCAGCTAGTCCAGCTACATGATTTGCAGGGTCAGGCCCAACAAAAGTTTCAATCG ATGCACTCTCAACACCAAATGCAATTCTCTCAGCCATTGGGATCACAACAATTTCAGAGTAGGCAGCTACCTTCTGGATCTATTCAACATGGCCTCGGGCAAAGCCAACTTAACCAAGGAAATCAGTTGAATCGTCATTTGAATCAATTCTCTAGCCCTGCCAACAGTGCTTTATTCAATGCTGCCCAGTCTACTCCAAATACTCAGATG ATTTCAAATATGTCGGGAATGATGCCATCGCAATCACTCTTACCACGGATGCAGCAG TATGGATTATCCAGTGGCAGCCGCAGTCTTGCTTCCCAGAATCTGAGTGATCAAA TGTTTAACTTGGGAGCCACCAACCCTGGCAGCATGATGCCTCTtcagcaacagcaacagcaacagcaacatgTCTCACAAGGCACATTCGGGAACATGGCGGCAAATGCTCAGAATATGCAGCCTGGTATAGTACCTCTGCAGAACACACAACAGAATCATCCCAATTATCAACAGCAAAGACAACAAAACCAATAG